Proteins found in one Pyrus communis chromosome 15, drPyrComm1.1, whole genome shotgun sequence genomic segment:
- the LOC137717602 gene encoding ATP sulfurylase 2-like produces the protein MSLTIKLHDRHLSLLNNNNLGISKPKTELLNFKLKFRTKPIYHSDPFLSVAYNYTMHASSAHPPQSAVIKSSLIDPDGGALVDLVVPKSQRFAKALKAEALPKVRLTKIDLEWVHVVSEGWASPLRGFMREDQYLQSLHFNSLRIEDGSLVNMSLPIVLAIDDETKERIGSSNDVGLVGPGGDLVGVLNSIEIYKHNKEERIARTWGSTAPGLPYVEEVITPAGNWLIGGDLEVLDRIKYNDGLDHYRLSPQQLRKEFDRRRADAVFAFQLRNPVHNGHALLMNNTRRRLLDMGYKNPILLLHPLGGFTKPDDVPLDVRMEQHSKVLEDGVLDPETTIVGIFPSPMHYAGPTEVQWHAKARINAGANFYIVGRDPAGMGHPTEKRDLYDPDHGKKVLSMAPGLEKLSILPFRVAAYDTVEKKMAFFDPSRAKDFLFISGTKMRAYAKSGENPPDGFMCPSGWKVLVNYYESLQTEEASQQQAVLST, from the exons ATGTCTCTCACCATTAAACTCCACGACCGCCACCTCAGTCtcctcaacaacaacaacctcGGCATCTCCAAACCCAAAACCGAACTCCTAAACTTCAAGCTCAAATTCCGAACCAAACCCATCTACCACTCCGACCCGTTTCTCTCCGTCGCCTACAACTACACAATGCACGCCTCCTCCGCTCACCCGCCTCAGTCCGCCGTCATCAAGAGCTCCCTGATCGACCCCGACGGCGGGGCCCTGGTCGATCTCGTGGTGCCCAAGAGCCAGAGGTTTGCCAAGGCTTTGAAGGCGGAGGCGCTGCCCAAGGTGCGGCTGACGAAGATTGATCTCGAGTGGGTCCACGTCGTGAGCGAGGGGTGGGCCAGCCCACTGCGGGGATTTATGAGAGAAGACCAGTACTTGCAGAGCTTGCATTTTAATTCGCTGCGAATCGAAGACGGGTCGTTGGTTAACATGTCGCTGCCCATTGTGTTGGCGATTGACGACGAGACTAAGGAGAGAATCGGGTCGTCGAATGATGTCGGGCTGGTCGGTCCGGGTGGTGATTTGGTTGGCGTATTAAACAG CATTGAGATTTACAAGCATAACAAAGAAGAAAGGATTGCTAGGACTTGGGGATCAACCGCACCGGGATTGCCATACGTTGAAGAGGTGATCACTCCGGCTGGAAACTGGCTTATTGGCGGAGATTTGGAAGTACTAGACCGTATCAAATATAATGACGGGCTTGATCACTACAGGCTCTCTCCTCAACAGCTCCGGAAAGAATTTGACAGGCGTCGAGCTGATGCAGTTTTCGCCTTTCAGTTGAGAAATCCCGTACATAATGGCCATGCCTTGTTGATGAACAACACACGCAGGCGACTCTTGGACATGGGATACAAGAATCCAATTCTGTTGCTTCATCCTTTGGGAGGTTTCACAAAGCCTGACGATGTGCCATTGGATGTTCGGATGGAGCAACATAGCAAG GTCCTAGAAGATGGAGTTCTTGACCCGGAAACTACTATTGTGGGTATATTCCCATCACCTATGCACTACGCAGGTCCAACTGAAGTACAGTGGCATGCCAAAGCTCGGATAAATGCAGGTGCAAATTTCTACATTGTTGGCCGTGATCCTGCTGGTATGGGACACCCCACAGAGAAGAGGGATCTATATGACCCTGATCATGGGAAAAAGGTGTTAAGCATGGCTCCCGGGCTCGAGAAGCTCAGTATTTTGCCTTTCAGG GTGGCAGCTTATGACACTGTGGAGAAGAAGATGGCATTTTTTGATCCTTCACGCGCTAAAGATTTCCTCTTCATCTCTGGAACCAAG ATGCGTGCTTATGCAAAGAGCGGCGAAAACCCTCCTGATGGTTTTATGTGTCCGTCGGGATGGAAGGTTCTCGTCAACTATTACGAGAGCTTGCAAACAGAAGAGGCATCGCAGCAACAAGCTGTGTTATCCACTTAG